From the Propionispora hippei DSM 15287 genome, the window TTCTTTTTCGAGCTGTCGCTCGGAACGGATGCCATAAAGATAGCCAATAAAGATCATTTTGAAAAGGACAATCGGATCTACGGGTGGTCGTCCATTATCTTGACAATAGTAGGGGGTGGTCTTCTCGTATATAAACGAAAAATCTATGTATTTATCTATCTTTCTAAGCAGGTGATCTTCAGGAACTAATTGATCAATACAAACTAATTCGAATTTCATCTGCTGAGGTGCTCGTTCTTTAAGCATACTCTACCTCCTAA encodes:
- a CDS encoding transposase, encoding MLKERAPQQMKFELVCIDQLVPEDHLLRKIDKYIDFSFIYEKTTPYYCQDNGRPPVDPIVLFKMIFIGYLYGIRSERQLEKE